Proteins encoded together in one Microbacterium oxydans window:
- a CDS encoding Gfo/Idh/MocA family protein, with amino-acid sequence MTAPAPLRIAVLSFAHTHALSYVHALKATPGIELIAADPDGAAAPDDAPRGAALAAELGVAYVETYDEAFAWKPDAVVIAAENSRHRTLVERTAAAGVHVLCEKPLATTVEDAIAMREACERAGVILMVAYPVRFAPSVRDAIAELRSGRLGRVLGVTGINNGKLPQDRAWFTDPELAGGGALVDHVVHCADLLDELLGERAQTVRAVSNSILHAERDLEVETGGLVTIQYPSGVTATIDCSWSWPMSSATWGGLTLQVVAERGTVTVSPFAKGVAGHDAHGETWNPVGADLDALLLDEFVRAVRAGRQPQPDAGVGIRTVEIAKAAQASAARGGEVVALD; translated from the coding sequence ATGACCGCTCCCGCCCCGCTGCGGATCGCTGTCCTGTCGTTCGCGCACACGCATGCCCTGAGCTACGTGCACGCGCTGAAGGCGACGCCGGGCATCGAGCTGATCGCCGCCGACCCCGACGGCGCCGCGGCCCCCGACGACGCACCGCGCGGTGCCGCCCTCGCCGCGGAGCTGGGTGTCGCCTATGTCGAGACCTACGACGAGGCCTTCGCCTGGAAGCCGGATGCGGTCGTCATCGCCGCCGAGAACTCCCGCCACCGCACCCTCGTCGAGCGCACGGCCGCCGCCGGGGTGCACGTGCTGTGCGAGAAGCCGCTGGCGACGACGGTCGAAGACGCGATCGCCATGCGCGAGGCGTGCGAGCGCGCCGGTGTGATCCTCATGGTGGCGTACCCGGTGCGCTTCGCGCCGAGCGTGCGCGACGCGATCGCCGAGCTGCGCAGCGGCCGCCTCGGACGGGTGCTCGGCGTCACGGGCATCAACAACGGCAAGCTCCCGCAGGACCGGGCCTGGTTCACCGACCCCGAGCTCGCGGGCGGGGGCGCCCTGGTCGACCACGTCGTGCACTGCGCCGACCTGCTCGACGAGCTGCTGGGCGAGCGAGCCCAGACCGTCCGCGCCGTCTCCAACAGCATCCTGCACGCCGAGCGTGACCTCGAGGTCGAGACCGGCGGGCTCGTCACGATCCAGTATCCGAGTGGGGTCACCGCCACGATCGACTGCTCCTGGAGCTGGCCGATGAGCTCGGCCACGTGGGGCGGGCTCACCCTGCAGGTCGTCGCCGAGCGCGGCACGGTCACGGTCAGCCCCTTCGCCAAGGGGGTCGCCGGGCACGATGCGCACGGCGAGACCTGGAACCCGGTCGGGGCCGACCTCGACGCGCTGCTGCTCGACGAGTTCGTCCGCGCCGTCCGTGCCGGTCGACAGCCGCAGCCGGATGCCGGCGTCGGCATCCGCACGGTCGAGATCGCCAAGGCCGCCCAGGCGTCGGCGGCCCGCGGCGGCGAGGTCGTCGCCCTCGACTAG
- a CDS encoding Gfo/Idh/MocA family protein: MSTLKVGLIGAGGISRVHADAWRALGAEGYVTSLAGAEEIAEEYGFELVADVDALIELVDIVDIVTPSSTHADFALRAIARGRDVICEKPLAATAEAAATVARAAEDAGVRLFPAHVVRYMGEYAQIKAGIEAGHVGTLAVQRFSRAGSAPQTPWFFSESTGGGVIRDLMIHDIDQAVWFAGPVATVYAVQNPPTVDDRVPAPVTSHLVLTHRNGVISHIHGSWVAPGMPFRTSVEVSGSEGRLRYDSAEDNAQRTDAVLPEGDTDYLPPMSPQESPYYAEIVDFVVALREGRDARVSPADGIEAVAVAEAAYASIAAGAPIALPSPERCTAIAEEAAR, encoded by the coding sequence GTGAGCACGTTGAAGGTCGGACTCATCGGCGCGGGCGGGATCTCGCGCGTGCACGCCGATGCCTGGCGCGCACTCGGCGCCGAGGGGTACGTGACGTCGCTCGCCGGAGCCGAGGAGATCGCGGAGGAGTACGGGTTCGAGCTCGTCGCCGATGTCGACGCCCTCATCGAGCTCGTCGACATCGTCGACATCGTGACGCCGAGCAGCACGCACGCCGACTTCGCTCTGCGCGCGATCGCCCGGGGGCGCGACGTGATCTGCGAGAAGCCGCTCGCGGCGACCGCCGAGGCCGCGGCCACGGTCGCGCGCGCTGCCGAAGACGCCGGCGTGCGGCTCTTCCCCGCCCACGTGGTGCGCTACATGGGCGAGTACGCCCAGATCAAGGCCGGCATCGAGGCGGGACACGTGGGCACGCTCGCGGTACAGCGGTTCAGCCGCGCCGGCTCCGCACCGCAGACGCCGTGGTTCTTCTCGGAGAGCACGGGCGGCGGCGTCATCCGCGACCTGATGATCCACGACATCGACCAGGCGGTCTGGTTCGCCGGGCCGGTCGCCACGGTCTACGCGGTGCAGAATCCGCCGACCGTCGATGACCGGGTGCCCGCGCCCGTGACCTCGCACCTCGTGCTCACGCATCGCAACGGCGTCATCAGCCACATCCACGGCAGCTGGGTCGCGCCCGGCATGCCGTTCCGCACGAGCGTCGAGGTCTCCGGCTCCGAGGGACGGCTGCGCTACGACAGCGCCGAGGACAACGCGCAGCGCACGGACGCGGTGCTCCCCGAGGGCGACACCGACTACCTGCCGCCGATGTCGCCGCAGGAGAGCCCGTACTACGCCGAGATCGTCGACTTCGTCGTGGCGCTGCGCGAGGGGCGCGACGCCCGGGTCAGCCCGGCGGACGGGATCGAAGCCGTCGCCGTGGCCGAGGCCGCGTATGCCTCGATCGCCGCCGGTGCACCGATCGCCCTCCCCTCCCCCGAACGCTGCACCGCCATCGCCGAGGAGGCCGCCCGATGA